The following are encoded together in the Arcobacter aquimarinus genome:
- a CDS encoding flagellin: MRINTNVSSLTAQEAAQNTSKSVTSSLEKLSTGLRINKASDDASGLAIADKLRTQATSINQGISNGNSAVTLLQIADKSMAEQSNILDTIKAKLIQANTDTTSDEGRKSIGKDIKKLLEQLNNIGEQTNYNGRQLISNAAANGASSAHVFQIGEKSTDTITMAAVNANTTGLALGTLSTAISGTGSISKADAATAQTAVNTAINTLNGYRGDIGSTQNQVESAVRNLMTQATNVKAAESIIRDVDYAQESANFNKQNIISQAGSYAISQANAVQQNVLRLLQ; the protein is encoded by the coding sequence ATGAGAATTAATACTAACGTTTCATCTTTAACAGCTCAAGAAGCTGCACAAAACACTTCTAAAAGTGTAACTAGTTCTTTAGAAAAACTTTCTACTGGTCTTAGAATTAACAAAGCTTCTGATGATGCTTCTGGTTTGGCAATTGCTGATAAGTTAAGAACTCAAGCAACTTCTATTAATCAAGGTATCTCTAATGGTAACTCTGCTGTTACTTTATTACAAATTGCTGATAAATCGATGGCTGAGCAATCAAACATCTTAGATACGATTAAAGCTAAATTAATTCAAGCTAATACTGATACAACTTCAGATGAAGGTAGAAAATCTATTGGTAAAGATATTAAAAAGTTACTAGAGCAATTAAATAATATTGGTGAACAAACAAACTATAATGGTAGACAATTGATTTCAAATGCTGCAGCAAACGGTGCATCAAGTGCTCATGTTTTCCAAATAGGGGAAAAATCTACTGATACTATTACAATGGCAGCTGTTAATGCTAATACTACAGGTCTAGCACTAGGTACATTATCAACAGCTATTTCAGGAACAGGTTCAATATCAAAAGCTGATGCGGCTACAGCTCAAACAGCTGTAAATACAGCTATTAATACTCTAAATGGATATAGAGGAGACATCGGTTCTACTCAAAACCAAGTTGAATCTGCTGTTAGAAACTTAATGACTCAAGCTACTAATGTTAAAGCTGCTGAATCTATAATCAGAGATGTTGATTATGCTCAAGAATCTGCAAACTTCAACAAACAAAACATCATTTCTCAGGCTGGTTCTTATGCTATCAGTCAAGCTAATGCTGTTCAACAAAATGTTTTAAGATTACTTCAATAG
- a CDS encoding motility associated factor glycosyltransferase family protein → MTEAQIQLQNALLTTFLANLAFLSEYDNDLYHKIDELSCMIENGTYEEKYALDFIMENGDFDIYDITNDKYLYNKNPQKFNNKAVSQINFDTKGSFSIIEPLYISNNNFLESPELFKDNIFLEKGFLQKKDLDEFRKILKEDFSNYKHKKLKNIDKFIFIGTLLGRHIPLIIKKTNAKNFMVCEQNLEIFRLSLFVIDYSILARDGRTVVFSIMDKIYEFSHKGSNFLRNDYHQNHVIKYFTTDFNVSKYFDQIMDAIVSEQTEGFNYYMMLDNVAKLALSRIDKYKVIQRELVKEADLYLKNKPVLYIGAGPSLNENLDWILKNKDKFIIVSMGASCKRLLSKGIIPDIVGTVDPQYKVLNEIHFSDEIIEKLKNTIILASMNTDQRILDKFNQNNLFLYEVIFTINHKSKVENGYSIGEILGTILINLGVNNIYLIGIDLAINQETGETHISGYETSNTFNLKNIKSSIEKDAFSTRQDLVKVKGNFIDEVYTSRLFNTSLNTFSLSCETLKDESQKIYNLSKNGAYIDSTEPLDIDTFDVEKFDSIEESEKSSEIKNDFIYLSKNYLTNEVIKELQIERDYLFDIKMNFLEKNKEYASLDEFTNDYLILEKKLLVPEIKTTFTTSIFSFYLRAVMPYIYYCLNDKALKKENEKLNKISKELKKQLLEISNKYLGYLDLVLKK, encoded by the coding sequence ATGACAGAAGCACAAATTCAACTTCAAAATGCATTATTAACAACTTTTTTAGCTAATTTGGCTTTTTTAAGTGAATATGATAATGATCTTTATCATAAAATTGATGAGCTTTCTTGTATGATAGAAAATGGAACTTATGAAGAAAAATATGCATTAGATTTTATTATGGAAAATGGTGATTTTGATATTTATGATATTACTAATGATAAATATCTTTATAATAAAAATCCTCAAAAATTTAATAATAAAGCTGTGTCTCAAATTAATTTTGATACAAAAGGGAGTTTTAGTATAATAGAACCCTTATATATTTCTAATAATAATTTTTTAGAAAGTCCTGAATTATTTAAAGATAATATTTTTTTAGAAAAAGGATTTTTACAAAAAAAAGATTTAGATGAATTTAGAAAAATTTTAAAAGAGGATTTTTCAAATTATAAACATAAAAAATTAAAAAATATTGATAAATTTATCTTTATTGGTACATTGTTAGGAAGACATATACCTTTAATTATAAAAAAAACAAATGCTAAAAATTTCATGGTTTGTGAACAAAATTTGGAAATATTTAGATTGTCTTTATTTGTTATAGATTATTCAATTTTGGCAAGAGATGGAAGAACAGTCGTTTTTTCAATAATGGATAAAATATATGAATTTAGTCATAAAGGTAGTAATTTTTTAAGAAATGATTATCATCAAAATCATGTAATAAAATATTTTACTACAGATTTTAATGTTTCAAAATATTTTGATCAAATTATGGATGCTATAGTTTCTGAACAAACAGAAGGTTTTAATTATTATATGATGCTTGATAATGTTGCTAAACTTGCATTGTCAAGAATAGATAAATATAAAGTAATACAAAGAGAATTAGTAAAAGAAGCAGATTTATATTTAAAAAATAAACCTGTTTTATATATTGGTGCAGGACCATCGTTGAATGAAAATTTAGATTGGATATTGAAAAATAAGGATAAGTTTATAATTGTTTCTATGGGTGCTTCTTGTAAAAGATTATTATCAAAAGGAATAATACCAGATATTGTGGGTACAGTAGATCCTCAATATAAAGTATTAAATGAGATACATTTTTCTGATGAAATTATTGAAAAATTGAAAAATACTATCATTCTTGCTTCAATGAATACAGATCAGAGAATATTAGACAAGTTTAATCAAAATAATTTATTTTTATATGAAGTTATTTTTACAATAAATCATAAAAGTAAAGTAGAAAATGGTTATAGTATAGGCGAGATTTTAGGAACAATTCTTATAAATTTAGGGGTTAATAATATATATTTAATTGGGATTGATTTAGCAATAAATCAAGAAACAGGAGAAACTCATATTTCAGGATATGAGACTTCAAATACATTTAATTTAAAAAATATTAAATCATCTATAGAAAAAGATGCTTTTTCAACTCGACAAGATTTAGTAAAAGTAAAAGGAAATTTTATAGATGAAGTTTATACTTCAAGACTCTTTAATACATCTTTGAATACTTTTTCACTATCTTGTGAAACTTTAAAAGATGAATCACAAAAGATTTATAATTTATCTAAAAATGGGGCATATATAGACTCTACAGAACCTCTTGACATTGACACTTTCGATGTAGAAAAATTTGATTCTATAGAAGAGAGTGAAAAATCAAGTGAAATAAAAAATGATTTTATATATTTATCTAAAAATTATCTTACTAATGAAGTAATAAAAGAATTACAAATAGAAAGAGATTATCTATTTGATATTAAAATGAATTTTTTAGAAAAAAATAAAGAATATGCTTCGTTAGATGAATTTACAAATGATTATTTGATTTTAGAAAAGAAATTATTAGTTCCAGAAATAAAAACTACATTTACTACATCAATATTTTCATTTTATTTAAGAGCAGTAATGCCTTATATCTACTATTGCTTAAATGATAAAGCATTAAAAAAAGAGAATGAAAAGCTAAATAAAATAAGCAAAGAATTGAAAAAACAATTGTTAGAAATATCTAATAAATATCTTGGATACTTAGATTTGGTATTAAAAAAGTAG
- the pseI gene encoding pseudaminic acid synthase encodes MKIGNFDLEKDGIYIIAELSANHNGNLQNALDTIKAAKDIGANAIKLQTYTADTLTLNSDKEDFIIKGGTLWDNKTLYELYKEAYTPWEWHQELFDYARSINIDIFSSPFDKTAVDFLEQFNPSAYKIASFEITDYELIHYTASKGKPIIISTGIATIEEIQDAVDICRSVGNHEIILLKCTSAYPAALEDANLLTIPNLSQTFGVIAGFSDHTLGITAPIVAITLGAKVIEKHFILDKSIGGADAEFSLDKKEFEEMIKAVRDSEKLLGKVDYSMTEKKKKSRQFARSLYVSKDIKKGEVFSNDNIRSVRPGYGLHPKYLKDFLGKVAERDYEFGERLNNLKTIL; translated from the coding sequence ATGAAAATAGGTAATTTTGATTTAGAAAAAGATGGTATTTATATAATAGCTGAACTTAGTGCAAATCATAATGGAAATTTACAAAATGCTTTAGATACTATAAAAGCTGCAAAAGATATAGGTGCAAATGCCATAAAGCTTCAAACATACACTGCTGATACTCTGACTTTAAATAGTGATAAGGAAGATTTTATTATTAAAGGTGGAACACTTTGGGATAATAAAACATTATATGAATTATATAAAGAAGCTTACACTCCTTGGGAATGGCATCAAGAACTTTTTGATTATGCTAGAAGTATTAATATAGATATTTTTTCAAGCCCTTTTGATAAAACTGCTGTTGATTTTTTAGAACAGTTCAATCCAAGTGCATATAAAATAGCTTCATTTGAAATTACTGATTATGAATTGATTCACTATACCGCTTCAAAAGGTAAGCCAATTATTATAAGTACAGGAATTGCAACAATTGAGGAAATACAAGATGCTGTTGATATTTGTAGAAGCGTGGGAAATCATGAGATAATACTTTTAAAATGTACAAGTGCATATCCAGCAGCTCTTGAAGATGCAAATCTTTTAACTATTCCAAATCTTTCACAAACTTTTGGAGTGATAGCTGGTTTTTCTGATCATACTTTAGGAATAACAGCACCTATTGTAGCTATAACACTTGGCGCAAAAGTAATAGAAAAACATTTTATTTTAGATAAATCTATTGGTGGTGCTGATGCTGAATTTTCTTTAGATAAAAAAGAGTTTGAAGAAATGATAAAAGCAGTTAGAGATAGTGAAAAGCTTTTAGGAAAAGTTGATTATAGTATGACTGAAAAAAAGAAAAAATCAAGACAATTTGCAAGAAGTCTTTATGTATCAAAAGATATAAAAAAGGGTGAAGTATTTAGTAATGATAATATACGAAGTGTAAGACCTGGATATGGACTTCATCCTAAATATTTAAAAGATTTTTTAGGAAAAGTAGCTGAAAGAGATTATGAATTTGGTGAAAGATTGAATAATTTAAAAACAATATTATAA
- a CDS encoding formyltransferase family protein, whose protein sequence is MKIAIITSPNQWFIPFAKELQNKIKDSVLFFEHQNINESFDIVFILSYHKLIEKKYLEKNKHNIVIHASALPQGKGWAPMFWQILENKNKIPFTMFEVDDSVDGGDIYMQKELHLTGDELNYELRKKQANHIVNMCLEFINNYYKYKVPIKQEGIETFYKKRTCKDSELDISKSIAEQFNLLRIVDNDNFPAFFYMNEKKYILKIEEASDENR, encoded by the coding sequence GTGAAAATAGCAATTATTACATCACCGAATCAATGGTTCATACCTTTTGCAAAGGAATTACAAAATAAGATTAAAGATTCAGTATTGTTTTTTGAACATCAAAATATAAATGAGTCTTTTGATATAGTGTTTATTTTAAGTTACCATAAGCTTATAGAGAAAAAGTATTTAGAAAAAAATAAGCATAATATAGTGATACATGCAAGTGCTTTGCCTCAAGGAAAAGGTTGGGCACCAATGTTTTGGCAAATCCTTGAAAATAAAAATAAAATTCCTTTTACTATGTTTGAAGTTGATGATAGTGTAGATGGTGGTGATATATATATGCAAAAAGAATTACATCTTACTGGGGATGAACTCAATTATGAATTAAGAAAAAAACAGGCTAATCACATTGTTAATATGTGTTTAGAATTTATTAATAATTATTATAAATATAAAGTTCCTATAAAACAAGAAGGAATAGAAACTTTTTATAAAAAAAGAACCTGTAAAGATAGTGAATTAGATATTTCAAAAAGTATTGCAGAACAATTTAATCTTTTAAGGATAGTTGATAATGATAATTTTCCAGCATTTTTTTATATGAATGAAAAGAAATATATTTTAAAAATAGAAGAGGCAAGTGATGAAAATAGGTAA
- the pseG gene encoding UDP-2,4-diacetamido-2,4,6-trideoxy-beta-L-altropyranose hydrolase — MNILIRANSSSYIGIGHIMRGLVLVKQYSNDNIIFATENLDGNINHKIIEAGYKIELLKSNSFDELNELIKKLNIDMIIIDNYEINYNFEKNLKELNPSLKIFVFDDTYEKHFCDILINHNISANEKKYKNLVPNNCELRCGSKYTLLRDEFLEAKKQKNSIKKDKKIKTIFVAMGGADHSNINIDILKVVNKIRKKNKKNIKVNIVSTNANKNLEKLKNYCKNKKWINLYINSKQIAKLMSESDFAIVTPSVTVNEVYYLKLPIIAIKTADNQIDIYRYLKKKRFSVLKKFKINKLVKLIKEKM; from the coding sequence ATGAATATTTTAATAAGAGCTAATTCTTCTTCATATATTGGAATAGGTCATATTATGAGGGGTTTAGTTTTAGTTAAGCAGTATTCAAATGACAATATTATTTTTGCTACAGAAAATTTAGATGGAAATATAAATCACAAAATTATTGAAGCAGGTTATAAAATAGAACTTCTAAAATCAAATAGCTTTGATGAATTAAACGAGTTAATTAAAAAATTAAATATTGATATGATAATTATAGATAATTATGAAATAAATTATAATTTTGAGAAAAACTTAAAAGAGTTAAATCCAAGTTTAAAAATATTTGTATTTGATGATACTTATGAAAAACATTTTTGTGATATTTTGATAAATCATAATATTAGTGCAAATGAAAAAAAATATAAAAATTTAGTACCAAATAATTGTGAATTAAGATGTGGAAGTAAATACACACTTTTAAGAGATGAATTTTTAGAAGCTAAAAAACAAAAAAATAGTATAAAAAAAGATAAAAAAATAAAAACTATTTTTGTAGCTATGGGTGGAGCAGATCATAGTAATATAAATATAGATATTTTAAAAGTGGTAAATAAAATTCGAAAAAAGAATAAAAAAAATATAAAAGTAAATATCGTTAGTACAAATGCAAATAAAAATTTAGAAAAGTTAAAAAATTATTGTAAAAATAAAAAATGGATAAATTTATATATTAATTCAAAACAAATTGCAAAACTTATGAGTGAAAGTGATTTTGCAATAGTAACACCAAGTGTCACTGTTAATGAAGTTTATTATCTGAAACTGCCAATTATTGCTATAAAAACTGCTGATAATCAAATAGATATATATAGATATCTAAAGAAAAAAAGATTTTCAGTTTTAAAAAAATTTAAAATAAATAAATTAGTAAAGTTAATAAAAGAGAAAATGTGA
- the pseF gene encoding pseudaminic acid cytidylyltransferase, with protein sequence MKKAVAVIPARGGSKRIPRKNIKNFHGKPLITYSIEAAIKSNLFDKVVVSTDDEEIAQISKKYGAIVPFFRPKELSDDFTGTGAVVNHAINFLKEQGESYDFVCTIYATAPFLDEKYLIESFEKLKNSTAKNAFSCTSMPFPIQRTFKITKNERCEMFWPENFMKRSQDLEEAYQDAGQFYWTNLNIKSNEIIFGKDSIPIVLPRYLVQDIDTIEDWIRAEYMYEAIKNSKNIKKI encoded by the coding sequence ATGAAGAAGGCAGTTGCAGTTATTCCAGCAAGAGGTGGAAGTAAAAGAATTCCTAGAAAAAATATAAAAAATTTTCATGGAAAACCACTTATTACGTATAGTATTGAAGCTGCAATCAAATCAAATCTTTTTGATAAAGTTGTTGTTTCAACTGATGATGAAGAAATAGCACAAATTTCAAAAAAATATGGAGCAATTGTACCTTTTTTTCGTCCAAAAGAATTAAGTGATGATTTTACAGGAACAGGTGCAGTTGTAAACCATGCTATAAATTTTTTGAAAGAACAAGGTGAAAGTTATGATTTTGTTTGTACTATTTATGCAACTGCTCCATTTTTAGATGAAAAATATTTGATTGAAAGCTTTGAAAAACTTAAGAATTCAACTGCAAAAAATGCTTTTTCTTGTACATCAATGCCATTTCCAATTCAAAGAACTTTTAAGATAACAAAAAATGAAAGATGTGAGATGTTTTGGCCAGAAAACTTTATGAAACGTAGCCAAGATTTAGAAGAAGCTTATCAAGATGCAGGACAATTTTACTGGACAAATTTAAATATAAAATCAAATGAGATTATATTTGGAAAAGATAGTATCCCTATAGTTCTTCCAAGATATTTGGTTCAAGATATTGATACAATTGAAGATTGGATAAGAGCTGAATATATGTATGAAGCTATTAAAAACTCAAAAAATATAAAGAAAATTTAA
- the pseC gene encoding UDP-4-amino-4,6-dideoxy-N-acetyl-beta-L-altrosamine transaminase, giving the protein MSFIPYGKQTISDDDINSLIDVLKSDFLTTGPKVKEFEEKIASYCGAKYCVAVSNGTAALHLASLVLLNENDKVLTTPNSFLATSNSVLYANAKPIFIDIKEDGNIDLDLCEDELKKDSSIKAIYVVHFSGNPVNQTKLKYLKEKYNIKILEDCAHSIGASFEGIKAGSCKYSDISIFSFHPVKQITTGEGGAITTNSKEIYEKLILLRGHGMSPRADIAPWHYDMTELGFNYRLTDISCALGLSQLKKLDSFLYLRRSIAKRYDDFFSKTDFITPLYEFTNNSSYHLYVIKIDFEKFNLNKKEFVLKMREKNIGLQYHYIPINKQPYYKKLGYGNELTPVMDKYYEQAISLPIYPNFSQDEQNYVYQSIIEILK; this is encoded by the coding sequence ATGAGTTTTATACCTTATGGAAAACAAACTATTAGTGATGATGATATAAATAGTTTAATAGACGTTTTAAAATCTGATTTTTTGACAACAGGACCAAAAGTAAAAGAGTTTGAAGAAAAAATTGCATCTTATTGTGGTGCAAAATATTGTGTGGCTGTTTCAAATGGAACAGCTGCTTTACACTTGGCTTCACTTGTTTTATTAAATGAAAACGATAAAGTTCTTACTACTCCAAACTCTTTTTTAGCTACTTCAAATTCGGTTTTATATGCAAATGCAAAGCCAATTTTTATAGATATTAAAGAAGATGGAAATATAGATTTAGATTTGTGTGAAGATGAACTTAAGAAAGATTCTTCAATAAAAGCAATTTATGTTGTTCATTTTTCTGGGAATCCTGTAAATCAAACAAAACTAAAATATTTGAAAGAAAAATATAATATCAAAATATTAGAAGACTGCGCTCATAGTATTGGTGCAAGTTTTGAAGGTATAAAAGCAGGAAGCTGTAAGTATAGTGATATATCAATATTTTCTTTTCACCCTGTAAAACAAATAACAACAGGTGAAGGTGGTGCAATTACTACAAATTCAAAAGAGATTTATGAAAAACTTATTCTTTTAAGAGGACATGGTATGAGTCCAAGAGCTGATATTGCTCCTTGGCATTATGATATGACAGAATTAGGATTTAATTATAGATTGACAGATATCTCTTGTGCATTGGGTTTATCTCAATTAAAAAAACTTGATAGCTTTTTATATCTTAGACGTTCTATTGCAAAAAGATATGATGATTTTTTTTCAAAAACAGATTTTATAACTCCTCTTTATGAATTTACAAATAACAGTTCTTATCATTTATATGTAATAAAAATAGATTTTGAAAAATTTAATTTAAATAAAAAAGAGTTTGTTTTAAAAATGAGAGAGAAAAATATTGGTTTACAGTATCATTATATACCAATAAATAAACAACCATATTATAAAAAGTTAGGTTATGGAAATGAATTAACTCCTGTTATGGATAAATATTATGAACAAGCAATAAGTTTGCCTATTTATCCAAATTTTTCACAAGATGAACAAAACTATGTTTATCAATCAATTATAGAGATTTTGAAATGA
- the pseB gene encoding UDP-N-acetylglucosamine 4,6-dehydratase (inverting): MFSNKNILITGGTGSFGKKYTKILLENYKPNKIIIYSRDELKQYEMSQEFDDKCMRYFIGDVRDVDRLKKAMKDVDFVIHAAALKHVPIAEYNPMECIKTNIYGAQNVIDAALENGVSKIIALSTDKAANPVNLYGATKLASDKLFVAANNLVGTQDTQFSVVRYGNVIGSRGSVVPYFQKLINEGNKFLPITDEKMTRFMITLEDGVNFVLKNFERMQGGEIFVPKIPSMKIVDLASAMAPDLEQKIIGIRPGEKLHEIMCPADDSHLTFEFDDHFVIAPTITFTNKRDYDHNILGEIGGKVSQGFEYNSGNNKEWLDKEELIKLIKEI; encoded by the coding sequence ATGTTTAGCAATAAAAATATTTTAATCACTGGTGGAACAGGAAGTTTTGGGAAAAAATATACGAAAATTCTTCTTGAAAATTATAAACCAAATAAAATTATCATCTATTCAAGGGATGAACTTAAACAGTATGAAATGTCACAAGAATTTGATGATAAATGTATGAGATATTTTATTGGTGATGTAAGAGATGTGGATAGATTAAAAAAAGCTATGAAAGATGTTGATTTTGTTATTCATGCTGCAGCACTTAAACATGTACCAATAGCAGAATATAATCCAATGGAGTGCATAAAGACGAATATTTATGGTGCTCAAAATGTAATAGATGCAGCTTTAGAAAATGGTGTTTCAAAAATTATTGCACTTTCAACGGACAAAGCTGCAAATCCTGTAAATCTTTATGGAGCTACTAAACTTGCATCTGATAAGCTTTTTGTTGCTGCAAATAATCTTGTTGGAACACAAGATACTCAATTTTCTGTTGTTAGATATGGAAATGTTATAGGTAGTCGTGGTTCAGTAGTTCCATATTTTCAAAAGCTTATCAATGAAGGAAATAAATTTCTACCAATAACAGATGAAAAAATGACTAGGTTTATGATTACACTTGAAGATGGTGTTAATTTTGTACTTAAAAATTTTGAAAGAATGCAAGGTGGAGAAATATTTGTTCCTAAAATTCCATCAATGAAAATAGTAGATTTGGCAAGTGCAATGGCTCCAGATTTAGAACAAAAAATAATAGGAATTAGACCTGGAGAAAAACTTCATGAGATAATGTGCCCAGCTGATGATAGTCATTTGACTTTTGAATTTGATGATCATTTTGTTATCGCACCAACTATCACGTTTACAAACAAACGAGATTATGACCACAATATTCTTGGTGAAATAGGAGGAAAAGTTTCACAAGGGTTTGAATATAATTCTGGAAATAATAAAGAATGGCTAGATAAAGAAGAACTAATTAAATTAATAAAAGAGATTTAA
- a CDS encoding glycosyltransferase: MKIILFFSSEKDPQFKNNFSLSEDFKLKIFSIKDVEITSLFKLFMDEKKTSDYIYFASDDINYLTIIFRLYNQIFENFIFVPNEINLSVNHEFDIFIKTNINDTEKITKPIYYFDKKPTTTINIDFKQIKNLNEINKNEKNIEKIQKIFHFENKFLITEFINFNYKIIKLDDSSYDKNITLNSVFSNLDNHLFKHAKYILESIDNPNNNLTSSLSKIKNILNRLNELEQKKFIIHFKFLINNITNDTIKNYLNSFLVNLNFFSSDMFNSLIDDITNDQSLASNTKYFLFWQYLRLDFIKPLENKINQEYLWDLYKNIYNNYKNLFSNFKFICKEERNENLIFLFTGQFLGELHAPTKLLLERAYHLKKDFNKEILIINTSELLTKKAEIPFYENTFANKIDSYSNINQISYRDIEIPFYQSNIDMPDENEILNILSIVQEYKPYFILNIGSGNLTADLCSNLVTTVSFPTTSNLAISESQIHIHRSELTKKDFDLLKKINIDPTSIIISHPRGEIISKVSYTRKDFDLPEDKFILGVVGNRLTQEITEEFISMLNETLEYNTYVVFIGTFDNYEKYCKEFPKLRKNSTLLEYQEHLYDVMKLFDLFVNPGRVGGGSGLYFLMHSKPIITLNYGDIHNGSKGLFSVNNYKEMKERITKNVLDEIYYLNQCELAKKIFKDLLDINEEVDKFLNNIKINPYFK, from the coding sequence ATGAAAATTATCCTTTTTTTTTCTAGCGAAAAAGATCCTCAATTTAAAAACAATTTTAGTTTATCAGAAGATTTTAAATTAAAGATATTTTCTATTAAAGATGTAGAAATAACATCATTATTCAAGTTATTTATGGATGAAAAGAAAACTTCAGATTATATTTATTTTGCAAGTGATGATATTAACTATTTAACTATTATTTTTAGACTATACAACCAAATATTTGAAAATTTTATTTTTGTACCAAATGAAATTAATTTGAGCGTTAATCATGAATTTGATATTTTCATAAAAACAAATATAAATGATACTGAAAAAATAACTAAACCTATTTATTATTTTGATAAAAAGCCAACAACTACTATAAATATAGATTTTAAACAAATTAAAAATTTAAATGAAATTAACAAAAATGAAAAAAATATTGAGAAAATTCAAAAAATTTTTCATTTTGAGAATAAATTTTTAATAACAGAATTTATAAATTTTAATTATAAAATAATAAAATTAGATGATTCATCATACGATAAAAATATCACTTTAAATAGTGTTTTCTCTAATTTAGATAATCATTTATTTAAACATGCAAAATATATTTTAGAATCAATTGATAATCCCAATAATAATTTAACCTCATCATTAAGTAAAATAAAAAATATTTTAAATAGATTAAATGAATTAGAACAAAAAAAATTTATTATTCATTTCAAATTTTTAATAAATAATATAACTAATGACACTATCAAAAACTATTTAAATTCTTTTTTAGTAAATTTAAATTTCTTTTCATCTGATATGTTTAATTCATTGATTGATGATATTACAAACGATCAATCATTAGCATCTAATACAAAATATTTTTTATTTTGGCAATATTTACGTTTGGATTTTATAAAACCATTAGAAAATAAAATAAATCAAGAATATTTGTGGGATTTATATAAGAATATATACAATAACTATAAAAACCTTTTTTCGAATTTTAAATTTATCTGTAAAGAAGAAAGAAATGAAAATTTAATTTTTCTATTTACTGGGCAATTTTTAGGAGAACTCCATGCTCCAACAAAACTTTTATTAGAAAGGGCTTATCATCTTAAGAAGGATTTCAACAAAGAGATACTCATAATAAACACTTCTGAACTTTTAACAAAAAAAGCAGAAATTCCTTTTTATGAAAATACTTTTGCTAACAAAATAGATTCTTATTCAAATATAAACCAGATATCTTATAGAGATATTGAAATTCCTTTTTATCAATCTAATATAGATATGCCTGATGAAAATGAGATTTTAAATATTTTATCAATAGTACAAGAATATAAACCTTATTTTATACTCAACATTGGTTCAGGTAACTTAACAGCTGATTTATGCTCAAACTTAGTCACAACCGTATCTTTTCCAACAACTTCTAATCTTGCAATCAGTGAATCTCAAATCCACATACATAGGTCTGAACTTACAAAAAAAGATTTTGATTTACTTAAAAAAATAAATATTGATCCAACTTCAATAATAATATCACATCCAAGAGGTGAGATAATATCAAAAGTATCTTATACAAGGAAAGATTTTGATTTACCTGAAGATAAATTTATTTTGGGTGTTGTAGGAAATAGATTGACTCAAGAAATTACAGAAGAGTTTATCTCTATGTTAAATGAAACACTAGAATATAATACTTATGTAGTTTTTATTGGTACTTTTGACAACTATGAAAAATACTGTAAAGAATTTCCTAAGTTAAGAAAGAACTCGACTCTTTTAGAATATCAGGAACATTTATATGATGTGATGAAACTTTTTGATTTATTTGTAAATCCAGGAAGAGTGGGTGGAGGTTCTGGCTTATATTTTTTGATGCATTCAAAACCAATTATAACACTTAATTATGGAGATATACATAATGGAAGTAAAGGGTTATTTAGTGTAAATAACTATAAAGAAATGAAAGAAAGGATAACAAAAAATGTATTAGATGAAATTTATTATCTGAATCAATGTGAGCTTGCAAAAAAAATATTCAAAGATTTGTTAGATATAAATGAAGAAGTAGATAAATTTTTAAATAATATTAAAATAAATCCTTATTTTAAATAA